One Halichoerus grypus chromosome 1, mHalGry1.hap1.1, whole genome shotgun sequence genomic region harbors:
- the AP2M1 gene encoding AP-2 complex subunit mu produces the protein MIGGLFIYNHKGEVLISRVYRDDIGRNAVDAFRVNVIHARQQVRSPVTNIARTSFFHVKRSNIWLAAVTKQNVNAAMVFEFLYKMCDVMAAYFGKISEENIKNNFVLIYELLDEILDFGYPQNSETGALKTFITQQGIKSQTKEEQSQITSQVTGQIGWRREGIKYRRNELFLDVLESVNLLMSPQGQVLSAHVSGRVVMKSYLSGMPECKFGMNDKIVIEKQSKGTADETSKSGKQSIAIDDCTFHQCVRLSKFDSERSISFIPPDGEFELMRYRTTKDIILPFRVIPLVREVGRTKLEVKVVIKSNFKPSLLAQKIEVRIPTPLNTSGVQVICMKGKAKYKASENAIVWKIKRMAGMKESQISAEIELLPTNDKKKWARPPISMNFEVPFAPSGLKVRYLKVFEPKLNYSDHDVIKWVRYIGRSGIYETRC, from the exons ATGATTGGAGGCTTATTCATCTATAATCACAAGGGGGAGGTGCTCATCTCCCGGGTCTACCGAGATGACATCGG GAGGAATGCAGTGGATGCCTTTCGGGTCAATGTTATCCACGCCCGGCAGCAGGTTCGCAGCCCCGTCACCAACATCGCTCGCACCAGTTTCTTCCATGTTAAGCGGTCCAACATCTGGTTGGCAGCTGTCACCAAGCAGAATGTCAATGCTGCCATGGTCTTCGAATTCCTCTATAAGATGTGTGACGTAATGGCTGCCTACTTTGGCAAGATCAGCGAGGAGAACATCAAGAACAATTTTGTGCTCATATATGAGCTGCTGGATG AGATCCTGGACTTTGGCTATCCACAGAATTCAGAGACAGGAGCACTGAAAACCTTCATCACTCAGCAGGGTATCAAGAGCCAG ACAAAAGAAGAGCAATCCCAGATCACCAGCCAGGTGACCGGGCAGATTGGCTGGCGGCGGGAGGGCATCAAGTATCGCCGGAATGAGCTCTTCTTGGATGTGCTGGAGAGTGTGAACCTCCTCATGTCCCCCCAGG GGCAGGTGCTGAGCGCCCATGTGTCAGGCCGGGTGGTGATGAAGAGCTACCTGAGTGGCATGCCTGAGTGCAAGTTTGGGATGAATGACAAGATTGTCATTGAGAAGCAAAGCAAAGGCACAGCTGATGAAACAAGCAAGAG TGGGAAGCAATCAATTGCCATCGATGACTGCACCTTCCACCAGTGTGTGCGACTCAGCAAGTTTGACTCTGAACGCAGCATCAGCTTCATCCCACCAGATGGAGAGTTTGAGCTAATGAG GTATCGTACCACCAAGGACATCATCCTTCCTTTCCGGGTGATCCCACTAGTGCGAGAAGTGGGACGCACCAAGCTGGAGGTTAAGGTTGTCATCAAGTCCAATTTCAAGCCCTCATTACTGGCTCAGAAGATTGAG GTGAGGATCCCAACCCCACTGAATACAAGCGGGGTACAGGTGATCTGCATGAAGGGGAAGGCCAAGTACAAGGCCAGCGAGAACGCCATTGTGTGGAA GATCAAGCGCATGGCAGGCATGAAGGAATCGCAAATCAGCGCAGAGATTGAACTTCTGCCCACCAATGACAAGAAGAAATGGGCTCGACCCCCCATTTCCATGAACTTTGAG GTGCCATTCGCACCCTCTGGCCTCAAGGTGCGCTACTTGAAGGTGTTTGAACCGAAGCTGAACTACAGCGACCACGATGTCATCAAATGGGTGCGCTACATTGGCCGCAGCGGCATTTATGAGACCCGCTGCTAG